In Nicotiana tabacum cultivar K326 chromosome 21, ASM71507v2, whole genome shotgun sequence, one DNA window encodes the following:
- the LOC107792356 gene encoding WUSCHEL-related homeobox 8-like encodes LSKIEQHALPATSGTRLGNLYCDPLITSAGHRISGRQRWTPTPVQLQILERIFDQGNGTPSKQKIKDITFELSQHGQISETNVYNWFQNRRARSKRKQQGGGAMNNVESEVETEVESPNEKKTKPEDLQSSHMPTSRAEEGNSNPAGSFDQLSFYAMSNPRMGQLIEKMEEPTSYHPYLHTENYDMTS; translated from the exons TTGTCTAAAATTGAACAACATGCTCTTCCTGCTACCTCAGGAACTAGACTGGGGAATCTATATTGTGATCCACTTATAACATCAGCTGGACACAGAATCAGTGGCAGACAACGTTGGACGCCAACGCCTGTCCAACTTCAGATTCTTGAACGTATTTTCGATCAAGGCAATGGAACACCAAGCAAACAAAAGATTAAAGATATAACCTTTGAATTATCTCAGCATGGACAAATTTCTGAAACAAATGTTTATAATTGGTTTCAAAATAGACGTGCTCGATCAAAAAGGAAACAACAGGGTGGTGGTGCAATGAACAACGTTGAATCAGAGGTGGAGACAGAGGTCGAATCACctaatgaaaagaaaacaaagccAGAGGATTTGCAATCTTCTCATATGCCAACTTCAAGAGCTGAAGAGGGTAATTCAAATCCAGCTGGAAGTTTTGATCAGTTGTCCTTCTATGCAATGTCAAATCCAA GAATGGGCCAGCTAATAGAAAAGATGGAAGAACCAACTAGCTATCATCCATATTTACATACAGAAAATTATGACATGACCAGCTAA